The Mucilaginibacter gracilis genomic interval AGTATCTTGCTCCGGCGATTTAACCTCTGATATAGCTGTTTGCGTTCGCATCGTGCCCGGTTTTTTTTGGAACTGGCAGAGTTCTAAACTTGTTCCGAGTTCAATCGTAACGATCAGCCCATTTGTATCTGCACTATTTTCGGCATAAATCTTACCTCCGTGAAGTCGTACGAATTCACTGGAAACCGAAAGGCCGATCCCAGTACCTTTTAATTGTCCTGCTCCGCCTATTTGACCTTCGTAATAAAGCCGGAATATATCAGTAAGTTGCGTTTCATCGACACCGGGTCCCTCGTCACGGATGGCGATTGCGCATACAGATCCATTCTCTTTGAAATTGACCGAGATCTCTATCACTCCATCTTGAGGACTGTATTTCAGGGCGTTGGCAAGAATATTATAAAAAACTGTTTCCATCTTTTCTGGATCAGCGCAAATCTCCAAGACCAGGTTATCCGGGACTATGCTGAACCGGATATTTTTCTCACGAAAGGCCTCAGTAAAATAGCCGGCGACTTTATCGATCAGAGAAACCAGGCTGACGCGGGAAATATTTAACTGCGCGTTCCCTGTTTGCACTTTCCGTAAATCCAGTAACTGGCTGACGAACCTTTCCATACGCTCGGTATTCCTCTTGATGATCTCAATATACCTTCTTCCTCTTTCAGATAGGTCTTCCTTGGACAAGAGTGCTTCAACAGGGCTCATAATCAAAGTTAAAGGGGTGCGTAATTCATGCGAAATATTGGTAAAGAAATTCAGCTTTAGTTCCGTAAGCTCCTGTTCAACTTGTATGCGCTGGCGAAGTTTAAACATGGTCGAAATGATACGCCAGGTCATCCGCAGCAAGACCGCGATGAATAAGATGTAAGCTATTTTTGCCCATCCTGTTCGCCAGGGCGGTGGTAGGATCTTAACCGAAAGTTGTTTGAACGGTACTTCAAGATATTGATCCTGTCCCACCGTTTTAACCTGGAAAATATAGCTGCCGGGAGGTAGGTTTGAGTAGGTTGCCTTCCGCTGATTAGGATCGCTTTGTATCCAGACTGAATCCATGCCCAATAACCGATACGCGTAATTTTGCCTGTCCCCATTGCGATAGTCCAGGACATTGAAGGTAAAACTCAGGTCATCTTCGTCATATTTTAATACTAGTTCGGTCAAGTAGTTAATATCTGATTTCAAAACAGATTGCTTATGGTCCGAAATGTCAATATCTCTGCCATTCACCTGCAGGCCGGTTATAGCTATATGCGCATTGGTCTTGTGGTGACTGATCATTGCGGGATTGAAGGAAAGGTATCCCTGGAATTCTCCGAAGACTATGTTTCCACAAGGCTGTTTTAGGCAGGCACTTTCCGAAAAACCGAATTTTGGCAATCCCTCGATCGCGTAATAATTTTTGAAATGTTGTATTTCGGGATCAAATTGTGAAAGGCCCTTTTGGGTGGCCAGCCAAATTTTACCGAAATTATCTTCTACGCAACTTAGTGTAAAATCATTGGCCAACCCGTCCCCGATTGTATAGTTACGGAACTTTAACCCTTTCTGAGAATCCTTCCCGACCGCCCTGTCAAATCCGCCCCCGGCTGTGCATAGCCACATACGTTGCTGCCTGTCCTTTAATATGAACTGAATATCATTATTTCCTAAACTTTGCGGATCACCTGGTATTTTGTTGTATTCGAAAAACCGGTAGTCTTGGGGTTGTTCATCGGTAGCATCGACGATGAGTAAGCCGTCCGTGGTCCCCACCCATATGTTTCCTTTTGGACCGATCGCCAGGTGCCGGACTCCGTTATAAGCGCCCCTTGGGTGATTGGAAAACCCATTTCTGATGTTGTAAAACTTCGTTTTTCCTTTGATGCTCACCACTTGATTTAAACCGCCGCCTATTGTACCCGTCCAGATCCGTCCCTTCTCATCCTCCACAACGGAATACACAGCGTTACCACTAATACTGGTCGTGTCCTTTGGGTCGTTTGTATATTGGGCCAGGCGATACCTGGTATGATTCTGATCAAGTGGTTCTGCCTTAAAAAGTCCTTTGCCCTTAGTCCCGAGCCAGATATTTCCTTTCCGGTCTTCGCATATCGTATAAACCCAGCCAAGTCCGCCGGGGGGCTCATTGGTGAACATCCCTTGGATTTTTTTTCCCCCTTTGAAGACCGAAAGTTTTCTTTTAGTTGCGATCCATAGTCGCTGCTGATGATCAGAATATAAGGCTCGGACCTCATTTTCCGATTGTACATAGGTGTGGTCCACTAAAAGATGCTGATGGAAGTCATCATTTAGGATCACTACTTTTTCCAATCCCTTTTGGTCCGTATTCAACCATAGGATTCCCTCACTGTCGTAAAAGTGATGAACAACCCTATTGTTAAATCTATAGTCGTCAAATCGTGGATCGTTGTAGAAGCGATCAATTGTGCCTGTGGCCTCGTTATAATAACCGAAACCATGCCCTTTCATATTGACCCAAACTCTGCCATTTATATCTTCGAATACCTCGTATGGTGTACCCGTATTGATCAAAGAATAATCCGGCTGCGTGAAACGCCGGAGGTTGCCCCGCCAGGGGTCATACCGGAATACACCGTTCTCACTAGGTTCGAGCCACAAGCAGCCCGACTTGTCTTCCAAGATAGATAAGATCGGGTGCTGGTCGATTCTGACAGTTGCGCGAAGGCTCAGATCGGCCTTGTTTAGTATTATTAGCTCGCCTTTAGCCGTTGAGCAATATACTAAATCGCGTTTTGAGGCAAGACATACCGAATTTAATTGCATATCAGGTAAGATTTTCTTTTTAAGGAACCTCCCGTTCTGCTTATTATGAATGATTAAATAACCATCCTGTGTCGTGAAAGCGATATTGACTTTATCTTCTGCCACGGATTTGAAATTGCACTTGTTTAAAACATCAAGATCCAGGGGCTTGCTTGAATAATATCCAGAGGCGTCGGGCCTGAGTATTGATATACCGCCTACGGTTCCTATCCAGATTTTTCCCTGGTTGTCTATCCGGAAGAAATTAATCTTATCAGAAGGAAGATTAAAGCGCCCAACCTGATCCTGTGCATATCTGGTGATAACAGGTTCCGGCGATCCGGGTTTAGACAATGCGATAAGGCCTTGATCCGAACTCAAAAGCCAGACCAGGTTTTTTCCTGACGGCAGAATACCCGTACAGGAAAATCTTTTTCCCGCGACCTTTTTCAGTCTTTTCAATACATAAAGGAATTTTCCAGTTCTTTTATCAAATCTATAAACCTGATTGCCATCGGTTTTAACCCATAAATACCCGTTGTCATCTTCGACGATATCATTGATCCGGTTGCTGTTCAGGCTGGAACTGTCACCAGCATAAGATTTAAACGTGGTAAAAGTCTGCCCATCGAAACGGTTGATGCCATCCCAGGTACCGAACCACATAAATCCTTCCCTGTCTTTGATTATAGAGGTCACCTTGTCATGTGACAGGCCATCCTGGGTAGAATAATGGGTGATCCGGCATTTCAACTGGGCAAACGAAAAGCAAGGGGCAAAAATGCAGAATAGATGTAATATTGCAGTACATTTTATCCTGGATAAATTAAATTTTATAAGCATCCCGGAAAGTTAAGTCCTTGGTAAGATAGGTTTATTTTTAGCAGTTGAGACCCTATGTAATATACTGCAAACATTTGCTTTCATCTCTGTCTTCATAAAATTCGGCTCCTATTTGTGATAAGATTGACAATGTTGAGATTTATTTTATCTGATCTGAATTAGCTGGTATGACTCGCACAATTGTAGCCCATTTCGTTTAAAGGGATTGCCTGATAATGATCTTAAATGGGTTTATGATTTGGGCGGGCTTGTTTTCCAGTATCATTTTCGCGGTCATTTTCCCCATCGCTTCTAAATCAGTAGTAAGTACCGTAATACCGAGCAATTCTTTGAAGGGTGTATCATGGTAAGATATCAGTCCAATCTCGTTGCCGGCCAGCAGACCATTTTCTTTTATTTTCTTTAATAAAATGATGAGTTCCGATTCGTCCAGCGTCAGGTAAACTTCGCCTTTATACGGCCCATTTTTCTCCACCATATTCCTGATTTCCAAGCCAAGTGATGATTCAGTCGCAAATCGCATTAAGCCCTCGATGATTCCCTGCTGGTGGCCTGTTGAGGGGATGAGTAAAATCAGCTTTTCATACTTGGCCAAACGCGCCGAATTTTTTCTGAGCACATTTAAAATGTCGTTGGTATAATCTTGGCAAACAGAATAAGCTGGCTTGAAACCGGTTATGGTTTTGTCCAATAAAATAAGTTGGCTATCAGGCACTT includes:
- a CDS encoding hybrid sensor histidine kinase/response regulator transcription factor, coding for MLIKFNLSRIKCTAILHLFCIFAPCFSFAQLKCRITHYSTQDGLSHDKVTSIIKDREGFMWFGTWDGINRFDGQTFTTFKSYAGDSSSLNSNRINDIVEDDNGYLWVKTDGNQVYRFDKRTGKFLYVLKRLKKVAGKRFSCTGILPSGKNLVWLLSSDQGLIALSKPGSPEPVITRYAQDQVGRFNLPSDKINFFRIDNQGKIWIGTVGGISILRPDASGYYSSKPLDLDVLNKCNFKSVAEDKVNIAFTTQDGYLIIHNKQNGRFLKKKILPDMQLNSVCLASKRDLVYCSTAKGELIILNKADLSLRATVRIDQHPILSILEDKSGCLWLEPSENGVFRYDPWRGNLRRFTQPDYSLINTGTPYEVFEDINGRVWVNMKGHGFGYYNEATGTIDRFYNDPRFDDYRFNNRVVHHFYDSEGILWLNTDQKGLEKVVILNDDFHQHLLVDHTYVQSENEVRALYSDHQQRLWIATKRKLSVFKGGKKIQGMFTNEPPGGLGWVYTICEDRKGNIWLGTKGKGLFKAEPLDQNHTRYRLAQYTNDPKDTTSISGNAVYSVVEDEKGRIWTGTIGGGLNQVVSIKGKTKFYNIRNGFSNHPRGAYNGVRHLAIGPKGNIWVGTTDGLLIVDATDEQPQDYRFFEYNKIPGDPQSLGNNDIQFILKDRQQRMWLCTAGGGFDRAVGKDSQKGLKFRNYTIGDGLANDFTLSCVEDNFGKIWLATQKGLSQFDPEIQHFKNYYAIEGLPKFGFSESACLKQPCGNIVFGEFQGYLSFNPAMISHHKTNAHIAITGLQVNGRDIDISDHKQSVLKSDINYLTELVLKYDEDDLSFTFNVLDYRNGDRQNYAYRLLGMDSVWIQSDPNQRKATYSNLPPGSYIFQVKTVGQDQYLEVPFKQLSVKILPPPWRTGWAKIAYILFIAVLLRMTWRIISTMFKLRQRIQVEQELTELKLNFFTNISHELRTPLTLIMSPVEALLSKEDLSERGRRYIEIIKRNTERMERFVSQLLDLRKVQTGNAQLNISRVSLVSLIDKVAGYFTEAFREKNIRFSIVPDNLVLEICADPEKMETVFYNILANALKYSPQDGVIEISVNFKENGSVCAIAIRDEGPGVDETQLTDIFRLYYEGQIGGAGQLKGTGIGLSVSSEFVRLHGGKIYAENSADTNGLIVTIELGTSLELCQFQKKPGTMRTQTAISEVKSPEQDTTEKGRAQETGYKVLKAPLLLLVDDNSDLRVFLSGELGGHYRIELAENGEEGFSKAMHLYPDLIISDVMMPVMDGITMLDKLKSHNETSHIPVILLTAKASVENKIDALNFGADQYLTKPFRTEMLLAAVSNLLEQRNRMFWQLFNRPNSAQKERGDLLITSHDELFLNKIIQFISAEMSDPSLSIESMAANANMSRSPFYRKFKGLTNMAPVEFLREMRLRKAKILFDSGEQSITEVAYRVGFESQAYFSTCFKHYSGQNPSEYIKNLQ
- a CDS encoding GntR family transcriptional regulator; its protein translation is MAKAKINYNNTVPLVEQIVMTISRDIEKGVYKRNQQLLSINTYSRQYGVARDTIEKAYTRLRTAGYISSVKGKGYFVNVKSNKTINVLLIFNELSSHKKIVFDSIVSSLGAKVKVDLRIHHGDLALLDEIIDQSLSLYHYYVILPLFREGINESVCISTLRKVPDSQLILLDKTITGFKPAYSVCQDYTNDILNVLRKNSARLAKYEKLILLIPSTGHQQGIIEGLMRFATESSLGLEIRNMVEKNGPYKGEVYLTLDESELIILLKKIKENGLLAGNEIGLISYHDTPFKELLGITVLTTDLEAMGKMTAKMILENKPAQIINPFKIIIRQSL